Proteins encoded in a region of the bacterium genome:
- the rpsD gene encoding 30S ribosomal protein S4: MYGMVEAQFHGFYEKALRQTGITASNLMVMLESRLDNIVYRMGFAPSRASARQLVRHGHFMVNGRRVNIPSYQLGNGDIVRVAEAEHSRKLVIIHDAMKRVNTSRMPTYVSLDKAKMEGTFSRPERSDIPETMKLREQLIVELYSK, translated from the coding sequence ATGTATGGTATGGTCGAAGCGCAGTTCCACGGGTTCTATGAAAAAGCGCTCCGCCAAACCGGTATTACCGCATCCAATTTGATGGTTATGCTCGAATCACGACTCGACAATATCGTGTATCGGATGGGATTTGCCCCGTCACGCGCTTCAGCCCGCCAATTGGTTCGCCACGGACATTTTATGGTTAACGGTCGTCGTGTCAACATCCCCTCGTACCAATTAGGGAATGGAGATATCGTACGGGTGGCGGAAGCCGAGCATTCCCGGAAATTAGTGATTATTCATGATGCGATGAAACGTGTCAATACCTCGCGAATGCCGACCTATGTCTCGCTCGATAAAGCGAAGATGGAAGGTACGTTCTCGCGGCCGGAGCGGAGTGATATTCCTGAAACTATGAAACTGCGCGAGCAGCTCATTGTCGAATTATACTCCAAATAA